The Triticum aestivum cultivar Chinese Spring chromosome 3A, IWGSC CS RefSeq v2.1, whole genome shotgun sequence genome includes a region encoding these proteins:
- the LOC123059826 gene encoding probable glutathione S-transferase GSTU6 — MAGDGGEVTLLGHWGSPFVTRVRLVLRLKGVSYSYVEEDLRSKSDLLLRCNPVHRSVPVLIHDGRPVCESRVILQYVDEAFGSPGDTLLPADPHERAVARFWAAYFDEEMGAPWDRALRAGSEEERAAWMQKVVEAADGLERGLSECTGGGRKGCFFGGERVGYVDVVVGGVVSYVHATARVSGERVFQDEARTPLLAAWLRRFGELGVARELLQDVDRVVDYVRFIHAKNAGKAPPAN, encoded by the coding sequence ATGGCCGGAGACGGCGGCGAGGTGACGCTGCTGGGCCACTGGGGGAGCCCGTTCGTGACGCGGGTGCGGCTGGTGCTGCGCCTCAAGGGCGTGAGCTACTCTTACGTGGAGGAGGACCTGCGCAGCAAGAGCGACCTCCTCCTCCGCTGCAACCCCGTCCACCGCTCCGTGCCGGTCCTCATCCACGACGGCCGCCCCGTCTGCGAGTCGCGGGTCATCCTGCAGTACGTCGACGAGGCCTTCGGCTCCCCCGGCGACACCCTCCTCCCCGCCGACCCGCACGAGCGCGCCGTGGCGAGGTTCTGGGCGGCATACTTCGACGAGGAGATGGGCGCGCCGTGGGACCGGGCGCTCAGGGCCGGGAGCGAGGAGGAGCGGGCCGCGTGGATGCAGaaggtggtggaggcggcggacgGGCTGGAGCGCGGGCTGAGCGAGTGCACAGGCGGCGGCAGGAAGGGCTGCTTCTTCGGTGGCGAGCGTGTCGGGTACGTCGACGTCGTGGTGGGCGGCGTGGTCTCGTACGTGCACGCCACCGCGAGGGTCTCCGGCGAGAGGGTGTTCCAGGATGAAGCCAGGACGCCGCTGCTGGCGGCGTGGCTGCGGCGCTTCGGCGAGCTCGGCGTCGCCAGGGAGCTGCTCCAGGACGTGGACCGGGTCGTGGACTACGTCAGGTTCATACACGCCAAGAACGCTGGCAAGGCACCTCCTGCGAATTAA
- the LOC123059825 gene encoding DExH-box ATP-dependent RNA helicase DExH3 produces the protein MLLASSVLRGRLRPLRRPRPLIMPSPLFLSRNPSPSTSSSASPQLPSPSAMSTSGVYVPPMRRLRSVIASTNGNLAPPPAVQPAWTPEWRADGRSLSPPSPPQPQRRTAALPPRPPPPQTQPLRQQTAGYSRYAYDDFSEEESDREMDRTSVSSKGGASTLENVDEWKWKLHMLLRNDNEQEIMSREKKDRRDFDQLAQLADRMGLHSRQYSRIIVFSKVPLPNYRSDLDDKRPQREVSIPSGLQREVDALLADYLARKRTDSGNFPNAAFSRSSSTDSFATDESFYEQQDNQTSTNVVMERIQRRKSLQLRNQQAAWQESNDGQSMMEFRRSLPAQKERQSLLEAISQNQVVVVSGETGCGKTTQLPQYILESEIEAARGATCSIICTQPRRISAISVSERVAAERGEKIGESVGYKVRLEGMRGRDTRLLFCTTGVLLRRLLVDRSLKGVTHVIVDEIHERGMNEDFLLIVLKDLLPRRPELRLVLMSATLNAEMFSSYFGGAPMIHIPGFTYPVRSRFLEDILEVTGHRLTPYNQIDDYGQEKSWKMQKQGLRKRKSQIASVVEDAVKAADLRDYSPQTRDSLSCWNPDSIGFNLIENVLCHICQKERDGAVLVFMTGWDDINTLKDQLQSNPLLGDPSKVLLLACHGSMASSEQKLIFDKPEPGVRKIVLATNLAETSITINDVVFVVDCGKAKETSYDALNNTPCLLPTWISKASARQRRGRAGRVQSGECFHLYPQCVYNVFADYQLPELLRTPLQSLCLQIKSLRLGSISEFLSRALQSPESLSVQNAIEYLKVIGAFDQNEELTVLGKHLSMLPVEPKLGKMLIFGAIFNCLDPILTIVAGLSVRDPFMTPFDKKDLAESAKLQFSCRDYSDHLAIVRAYDGWRDAERDRNGYDYCWRNFLSAQTLKALDSLRRQFLFLLKDTGLIDENMTMCNKWSRDENLVRAIICAGLYPGVSSVVNKEKSVSLKTMEDGQVMLYSSSVNGKEAKIPFPWLVFNEKVKVNSVFLRDSTAISDSILLLFGGNIQQGGLDGHLKMLGGYLEFFMSRDLASTYLNLKGELENLIHCKLQNPRIDIQTSEELLSAVRLLVTEDPCSGRFVYGRQEPRSKKAKTMISSASVASMDRGGGGGHGGDNPKNQLQTLLTRAGHDNPSYKTKQIKNTLFRSTVEFNGMQFVGQPCANKKLAEKDAAGEAISWLTGGEAPPVTANARDRQDADHMSMLTKPAPRRRRHHHRRS, from the exons ATGCTCCTGGCCTCCTCGGTGCTGCGGGGTCGCCTCCGCCCCCTCCGCCGGCCCCGGCCCCTGATCATgccctcccctctcttcctctcccgaaaccctagccccagcACCAGCAGCAGCGCGAGCCCCCAACTCCCCTCGCCTTCCGCCATGAGCACCAGCGGCGTCTACGTGCCGCCGATGCGCCGGCTCCGCTCCGTCATCGCGTCCACCAACGGgaacctcgcgccgccgcccgctgtgCAGCCCGCGTGGACGCCCGAGTGGCGGGCCGACGGGCGCTCCCTcagcccgccgtcgccgcctcagccgCAGCGCCgcacggctgccctcccaccccggccgccgccgccccagaCGCAGCCCTTGCGCCAGCAGACCGCTGGGTATTCTCGGTACGCCTATGACGACTTCTCCGAGGAGGAGTCGGACCGGGAAATGGACCGCACGTCAGTTTCTAGCAAG GGGGGTGCATCTACTTTAGAGAATGTTGACGAATGGAAATGGAAACTGCACATGCTTCTCCGTAACGACAATGAACAAGAGATTATGTCGAGGGAGAAAAAGGACAGGCGTGATTTTGATCAACTTGCCCAACTGGCAGATCGAATGGGTTTGCACAG CCGTCAGTATTCCCGAATCATCGTGTTTAGTAAGGTTCCCTTGCCTAATTATAGATCAGACCTTGATGACAAAAGACCTCAAAGAGAG GTATCTATACCTTCTGGCTTGCAAAGAGAAGTTGATGCATTGCTTGCAGACTATCTTGCGCGGAAGAGAACAGACAGTGGGAACTTTCCTAATGCTGCCTTCTCAAGGTCAAGCAGCACGGACAGTTTTGCGACTGATGAAAGCTTCTATGAGCAGCAGGATAATCAGACATCAACCAATGTTGTGATGGAAAGAATCcaaagaaggaaaagcttacagtTGCGTAACCAGCAAGCTGCTTGGCAG GAATCAAATGATGGTCAGAGCATGATGGAGTTTCGTCGAAGTCTTCCTGCCCAGAAAGAAAGGCAATCACTATTGGAAGCTATATCTCAGAATCAG GTGGTTGTAGTTTCAGGTGAAACTGGCTGTGGTAAGACAACACAGTTGCCACAATACATTTTGGAATCTGAAATAGAAGCCGCTCGTGGTGCTACTTGCAGTATCATTTGCACTCAACCAAGACGAATATCAGCTATTTCTGTTTCTGAAAGAGTTGCTGCTGAAAGAGGTGAAAAAATTGGGGAATCG GTTGGCTACAAAGTTCGGTTGGAAGGAATGAGAGGAAGGGATACACGCCTTCTGTTCTGCACTACTGGGGTCCTGTTGCGAAGATTGCTGGTGGACAGAAGCTTGAAAGGTGTCACCCATGTTATTGTGGATGAaattcatgaacggggcatgaatgAAG ATTTTCTCCTTATTGTCCTAAAGGACCTTCTTCCTCGCCGACCGGAGCTAAGGCTTGTATTGATGAGTGCGACCCTCAATGCTGAGATGTTCTCTTCATACTTTGGTGGAGCACCCATGATACATATACCT GGTTTTACATACCCTGTCCGGAGTCGTTTCCTAGAAGATATTCTTGAAGTTACTGGCCACAGATTGACTCCGTACAATCAGATTGATGACTATGGCCAAGAGAAAAGTTGGAAGATGCAAAAGCAAGGTCTACGGAAGAGAAAGAGCCAAATTGCTTCTGTTGTGGAA GATGCAGTTAAAGCTGCAGATCTAAGGGATTATAGTCCGCAAACTCGTGACTCTCTATCCTGCTGGAATCCTGATTCAATTGGTTTTAACTTGATAGAAAATGTCTTGTGCCATATTTGTCAAAAGGAAAGAGATGGTGCTGTACTTGTATTTATGACTGGGTGGGATGACATTAATACGCTAAAAGATCAGCTACAATCCAACCCATTGCTTGGCGACCCTAGTAAAGTTTTGCTGCTTGCATGTCATGGTTCAATGGCTAGCTCAGAGCAG AAACTAATATTTGACAAACCTGAGCCTGGTGTAAGGAAAATAGTTCTTGCCACCAATTTGGCTGAAACTAGTATTACTATCAATGACGTAGTTTTTGTTGTTGATTGTGGAAAAGCAAAAGAGACATCTTATGATGCACTGAACAATACTCCCTGTCTGCTTCCGACCTGGATCTCCAAGGCTTCTGCTAGACAA AGACGAGGAAGAGCTGGCCGTGTTCAATCAGGGGAATGTTTCCATCTCTATCCACAGTGTGTATATAATGTGTTCGCCGACTACCAGTTGCCGGAACTTTTGAGAACTCCTCTCCAATCCCTTTGTTTGCAAATAAAAAGTTTGCGGCTTGGGAGCATCTCAGAATTTTTATCCAGAGCTTTGCAGTCACCTGAGTCTCTATCG GTACAAAATGCCATCGAATATCTCAAAGTCATTGGAGCATTCGATCAGAATGAAGAGTTAACAGTTCTAG GAAAACACCTGTCTATGCTTCCAGTTGAGCCTAAATTAGGCAAGATGCTTATTTTTGGGGCTATATTTAATTGCCTTGATCCCATATTAACCATTGTTGCTGGACTTAGCGTAAGAGATCCATTCATGACACCATTTGACAAGAAGGAT CTTGCAGAGTCTGCTAAGTTGCAGTTCTCATGCCGTGACTATAGTGACCACCTTGCGATTGTTCGTGCTTATGATGGATGGAGAGATGCTGAAAGAGATCGCAATGGCTATGACTACTGCTGGAGAAATTTTCTGTCAGCGCAAACCTTGAAAGCCCTAGATTCTCTCCGGAGGCAGTTCCTCTTTCTTTTAAAGGACACTGGCTTGATTGATGAAAACATGACTATGTGCAATAAATGGAGTCGCGATGAAAATCTTGTTCGGGCAATCATTTGTGCGGGTTTATACCCAGGTGTTTCGTCTGTTGTG AACAAGGAGAAATCAGTTTCTCTCAAGACAATGGAGGATGGGCAGGTTATGCTTTACTCG AGCTCAGTGAATGGGAAAGAAGCCAAGATTCCATTCCCCTGGCTAGTGTTCAATGAGAAAGTGAAGGTGAATTCAGTGTTTCTCCGGGATTCAACAGCGATATCTGATTCTATATTGCTGCTCTTTGGAGGAAACATACAACAAGGAGGCTTG GACGGACACTTGAAAATGCTCGGGGGATATCTGGAGTTCTTCATGAGTCGCGATCTTGCATCGACTTACTTGAATCTCAAGGGTGAACTTGAAAATTTAATCCACTGCAAG CTTCAAAACCCAAGGATTGACATCCAAACCAGCGAGGAGCTGCTGTCAGCCGTACGGCTGCTGGTCACGGAGGACCCATGCAGCGGTCGGTTCGTCTACGGCCGTCAAGAACCAAGATCAAAGAAAGCAAAGACGATGATCTCTTCCGCCTCGGTGGCCTCCATGGaccgcggaggcggaggcgggcacGGAGGGGACAACCCCAAGAACCAGCTGCAGACCCTCCTGACAAGGGCGGGGCACGACAACCCGTCCTACAAGACGAAGCAGATCAAGAACACCCTCTTCAGGTCGACCGTGGAGTTCAACGGCATGCAGTTTGTGGGGCAGCCGTGCGCCAACAAGAAGCTGGCGGAGAAGGACGCGGCGGGGGAGGCGATCAGCTGGCTGACGGGCGGGGAGGCTCCTCCGGTGACGGCCAACGCGAGAGACCGGCAGGACGCCGACCACATGTCCATGCTGACGAAGCCGGCTCCACGCAGGAGGCGGCACCACCATAGGAGGAGCTGA